Proteins co-encoded in one Halorussus salinus genomic window:
- a CDS encoding glycine zipper 2TM domain-containing protein: protein MRKRIKRVLNRAEYAAAGAAVGGALGGLVSRNAASTAAGIGALVGATIGEKRGSVDAVVTRVADASETEKLRLRK, encoded by the coding sequence ATGCGAAAACGAATCAAACGAGTTCTGAACCGCGCCGAGTACGCCGCCGCCGGGGCCGCCGTCGGCGGTGCGCTCGGCGGACTCGTCAGTCGGAACGCCGCGAGTACTGCGGCCGGAATCGGCGCGCTCGTCGGTGCGACCATCGGGGAGAAACGGGGGTCCGTGGACGCCGTCGTCACGCGGGTCGCGGACGCGAGCGAGACCGAGAAACTGCGCCTGCGGAAGTAG
- a CDS encoding D-2-hydroxyacid dehydrogenase — translation MSQTKDEAPDVVVLRKSTHGVPVSEYVADLRERLPDRNVVHARTPTEERALVPQAPVVAGMELDADLLDRAGSMELFACAYAGTGHLPLDALEDRGVAVTNASGIHGPNIGEHVVGNLLVFARRLHEGWRRQRNREWRHFQSHELRGSTVTVVGLGAIGRSVVERLEGFGVETIGVRYTPEKGGPTDEVVGFEGPEFEEALSRTDYLALACPLTETTRGLIGKEELKTLPPDAVLVNVARGPVVDTDALVWALRGSHLRGAALDVTDPEPLPEDHPLWNFENCLVTPHCSGHTPEYYSRLADIVAENVRRLDDGEELRNRVV, via the coding sequence ATGAGCCAAACCAAAGACGAAGCGCCCGACGTGGTCGTTCTGCGAAAGAGTACCCACGGCGTGCCGGTCTCGGAGTACGTCGCCGACCTGCGCGAGCGCCTGCCCGACCGAAACGTCGTCCACGCTCGGACGCCGACCGAGGAGCGCGCCCTCGTTCCCCAAGCACCCGTCGTCGCCGGGATGGAACTCGACGCCGACCTGTTGGACCGTGCGGGGTCGATGGAACTGTTCGCGTGCGCCTACGCCGGGACCGGCCACCTGCCGCTGGACGCGCTCGAAGACCGCGGCGTGGCCGTGACGAACGCCTCGGGCATCCACGGACCGAACATCGGCGAACACGTCGTGGGGAACCTGCTGGTCTTCGCGCGGCGACTCCACGAGGGGTGGCGACGCCAGCGCAACCGCGAGTGGCGACACTTCCAGTCTCACGAGTTGCGGGGTAGCACCGTCACCGTGGTCGGACTGGGCGCTATCGGGCGGTCGGTCGTGGAGCGACTGGAGGGCTTCGGCGTCGAGACTATCGGCGTGCGCTACACGCCCGAGAAGGGCGGCCCGACCGACGAGGTGGTCGGCTTCGAGGGACCGGAGTTCGAGGAGGCCCTCTCCCGGACCGACTATCTCGCGCTCGCCTGCCCGCTGACCGAGACGACCCGCGGGCTAATCGGGAAAGAGGAACTGAAGACTCTGCCCCCGGACGCCGTGCTGGTCAACGTCGCCCGCGGGCCGGTCGTGGACACCGACGCGCTGGTGTGGGCGCTCCGCGGGAGCCACCTCCGGGGCGCGGCGCTGGACGTGACCGACCCCGAACCGCTCCCGGAGGACCACCCGCTCTGGAACTTCGAGAACTGTCTGGTCACTCCTCACTGCTCGGGGCACACGCCGGAGTACTACTCGCGGCTGGCCGACATCGTGGCCGAGAACGTCCGAAGACTGGACGACGGCGAGGAGTTACGAAACCGAGTGGTGTGA
- a CDS encoding secondary thiamine-phosphate synthase enzyme YjbQ, protein MFRVETEERTQLVDVTERVAEAVPDDATGVCTVFVRHTTAGVVLQEAESGLVEDIEEFVADLAPSDGDYRHDRIDDNADAHLRATVLGESVSVPVENGELALGTWQSVLFVECDGPRTRQVDVVVTS, encoded by the coding sequence ATGTTCCGCGTCGAGACCGAGGAGCGAACACAACTGGTGGACGTGACCGAGCGCGTGGCCGAGGCGGTCCCCGACGACGCGACGGGGGTCTGCACTGTCTTCGTCCGCCACACCACCGCCGGTGTCGTCCTCCAAGAGGCCGAGTCCGGACTGGTCGAGGACATCGAGGAGTTCGTCGCCGACCTCGCGCCGAGCGACGGCGACTACCGCCACGACCGCATCGACGACAACGCCGACGCACACCTCCGCGCGACCGTGCTGGGCGAGTCGGTGAGCGTCCCCGTCGAGAACGGCGAGTTAGCACTCGGAACGTGGCAGTCCGTGCTGTTCGTGGAGTGCGACGGCCCGCGGACGCGGCAGGTCGATGTCGTCGTCACGTCCTGA
- a CDS encoding phospholipase C/P1 nuclease family protein has product MSEKEISSDRRRTVLKALATSAAVGATGAANAAAATDRNPGDADDRADRDVKPMVVDDSIKRVTPHDYLLTGDKDQTLAYVESADVSTAERKRARGYLHKFWRKYPVRRVETDEEVRYKLDGDRSRVSVDSSGTLTSDAERRQFEHVADVVSAGGKDVPHVHYVHSHDHSDGPSTQWAPTDHDRMIEAVCKQMGVDSGYANVAGTYGGDPDDWGCQCDVDSPGTWPDYLEQKVQDAVDQVFHSYRHYWNPEFKFVDGAITYTATLGEAPKYAKKYLQKAKDKSNKSDRYINLGYASHFLSDAGQPQHTGYELKQATNSWVHYDYESFVYDNWDSGENFRGSLMRTQYAASINDGAEATKELARYSHDYLPNLYQTIYNNPDSWKSNDDVITITRNCFNKTGVYMRGFVEEVQNA; this is encoded by the coding sequence ATGAGTGAAAAGGAGATATCTTCGGATCGGAGACGCACCGTCCTGAAAGCACTCGCCACTTCTGCGGCCGTCGGGGCGACCGGGGCCGCGAACGCCGCGGCGGCGACCGACCGGAACCCCGGCGACGCGGACGACCGCGCGGACCGCGACGTGAAACCGATGGTCGTGGACGATTCTATCAAACGAGTCACGCCTCACGATTACCTGCTAACCGGTGATAAAGACCAGACGCTGGCGTACGTCGAGAGCGCCGACGTGTCCACCGCCGAGCGCAAGCGCGCCCGAGGATACCTCCACAAGTTCTGGCGGAAGTATCCCGTCCGCCGCGTCGAGACGGACGAGGAGGTCCGATACAAGCTCGACGGCGACCGGAGTCGCGTTTCGGTCGATTCATCGGGCACACTGACGAGCGACGCCGAGCGACGGCAGTTCGAACACGTCGCCGACGTGGTGTCGGCAGGTGGTAAGGACGTGCCGCACGTACACTACGTACACAGCCACGACCACAGCGACGGCCCGTCCACGCAATGGGCACCGACAGACCACGACCGGATGATAGAAGCCGTCTGCAAGCAGATGGGCGTGGACTCCGGCTACGCGAACGTCGCTGGCACCTACGGCGGCGACCCAGATGACTGGGGTTGCCAGTGTGACGTAGACTCTCCGGGAACTTGGCCGGATTACCTCGAACAGAAGGTGCAAGACGCCGTCGATCAGGTGTTTCACTCGTACCGTCACTACTGGAACCCCGAGTTCAAATTCGTCGATGGTGCAATAACCTACACCGCCACCCTCGGTGAGGCACCGAAGTACGCGAAGAAGTACCTCCAGAAAGCGAAAGACAAGAGTAACAAGTCAGACAGGTACATCAATCTCGGCTACGCTTCCCACTTCCTCAGTGATGCAGGGCAACCCCAACACACCGGCTACGAACTCAAACAAGCGACGAACTCGTGGGTCCACTACGACTACGAGAGCTTCGTGTACGATAACTGGGACAGCGGTGAGAACTTCCGGGGGTCGCTCATGCGGACCCAGTACGCCGCATCCATCAACGACGGGGCCGAGGCGACGAAGGAACTCGCTAGATACAGTCACGACTACCTCCCGAATTTGTATCAGACAATCTATAATAACCCCGACTCGTGGAAGTCCAACGACGATGTAATCACCATCACCCGAAACTGCTTCAACAAGACCGGCGTCTACATGCGCGGATTCGTTGAAGAGGTACAAAACGCCTGA
- a CDS encoding DUF7521 family protein — translation MASSQAFAGSAAVVALKTVTLALGGTITYFAFEAYRRTNVPALRALAVGFGLVTLGTVLGGVVHQFTALSIAGGIAVESLFMALGFAVLTYSLYAKT, via the coding sequence ATGGCCAGTTCGCAAGCGTTCGCCGGGTCGGCGGCGGTGGTCGCGCTCAAGACCGTCACGCTGGCGCTCGGCGGCACGATAACCTACTTCGCGTTCGAGGCGTACCGCCGGACGAACGTCCCCGCGCTCCGGGCGCTCGCGGTCGGGTTCGGTCTCGTGACCCTCGGGACCGTCCTCGGCGGCGTCGTCCACCAGTTCACGGCCCTCAGCATCGCGGGCGGCATCGCCGTCGAGAGCCTGTTCATGGCGCTGGGTTTCGCCGTGCTGACCTACTCGCTGTACGCGAAGACGTAG
- a CDS encoding DUF7408 domain-containing protein → MTPASLPVASAVSAPAVPASAVSALAALPGLDALSSVFLRPLGLAALAAAIPVLALYLLKPDPERVEFPAVEFLVGDTEESRSHPALRRLRRNALLAIQLLAILAIAVSLAAPYVPVSETETVSETVVVVDATASMATEADGATRFDRAISAAKDAATAETSVVVAGAETAVVARRAPQTDAKSTLSGLSVTDAPGDLRGAIDRAVAVAGDEARIVVASDFASGDWRSAVSSARARGYDVSLRQFARGGASNVGVVDYAFADGTATVRVKNFGDAETTRKLSLGEATESLTLAPGEVASADLPVPAGGGRLELSPGDAFPTDDRLAVAAPADPTMDVLVVTNDPNRPLITALRVVRGTSVTVKNPPASVSQSYDLVVFSAVEPGRLLDGTVQVARETLADGGGVVVQAQSNLSAVGYGDLLPVAPNGTVSDPAIRQPNATGLTADVTFPAPKTAVRAELRSGRALLETVNGTTLLASSRRGPGEVFYYGYPAESSFSRNYRYPVFWKRVVYDLTGRRSLSAMNPETGTSLSLGTDATAKTPTGTRTTNALTFRDAGFYEVGGDRYGASLSSAAESNVSAPAVGGDGPGASGGDTETTTVPRSLTPVAAGVALVVVLLELAVLRYRGDL, encoded by the coding sequence GTGACTCCCGCGAGTCTCCCGGTCGCGTCGGCCGTCTCCGCGCCTGCGGTCCCCGCGTCCGCCGTCTCCGCACTTGCGGCGCTCCCCGGCCTCGACGCCCTCTCGTCGGTGTTCCTCCGACCGCTCGGTCTCGCCGCGCTGGCGGCCGCGATTCCCGTTCTCGCGCTGTACCTGCTGAAACCCGACCCCGAACGCGTCGAATTTCCGGCGGTCGAGTTCCTCGTCGGCGACACCGAGGAGAGCCGCAGTCACCCCGCGCTCCGTCGCCTGCGGCGCAACGCCCTCCTCGCGATACAGTTGCTCGCCATCCTCGCTATCGCGGTGTCGCTGGCCGCGCCCTACGTCCCGGTCTCCGAAACTGAGACGGTTTCCGAGACCGTCGTCGTCGTGGACGCGACCGCGAGCATGGCGACCGAGGCCGACGGTGCCACCCGGTTCGACCGCGCGATTTCGGCCGCGAAGGACGCCGCGACCGCCGAGACCTCCGTGGTCGTCGCGGGCGCGGAGACCGCGGTCGTCGCGCGGCGCGCACCCCAGACGGACGCCAAATCGACGCTCTCGGGTCTCTCGGTCACCGACGCGCCGGGCGACCTCCGCGGAGCCATCGACAGAGCCGTGGCGGTCGCGGGCGACGAGGCTCGCATCGTCGTGGCCAGCGACTTCGCGTCGGGCGACTGGCGCTCGGCGGTCTCCTCGGCGCGCGCCAGAGGCTACGACGTGTCGCTCCGGCAGTTCGCCCGCGGCGGGGCGAGCAACGTCGGCGTCGTGGACTACGCCTTCGCCGACGGCACCGCCACGGTCCGCGTGAAGAACTTCGGCGACGCGGAGACGACCCGGAAACTCTCGCTGGGCGAGGCAACCGAGTCGCTGACGCTCGCGCCCGGCGAGGTCGCGTCGGCGGACCTGCCGGTTCCGGCGGGCGGCGGCCGACTCGAACTCTCGCCCGGCGACGCGTTCCCGACCGACGACCGACTCGCGGTCGCGGCCCCCGCCGACCCGACGATGGACGTGCTGGTCGTCACCAACGACCCGAACCGCCCGCTGATAACCGCCCTGCGGGTCGTCCGCGGGACGAGCGTGACGGTGAAGAACCCGCCCGCGTCGGTCTCGCAGTCCTACGACCTCGTGGTGTTCAGCGCGGTCGAACCGGGTCGCCTCCTCGACGGGACCGTACAGGTCGCCCGCGAGACGCTGGCGGACGGCGGCGGCGTCGTGGTGCAGGCCCAGTCGAACCTCTCGGCGGTCGGCTACGGCGACCTCCTCCCGGTCGCGCCGAACGGCACGGTCTCGGACCCCGCGATTCGCCAGCCGAACGCGACCGGTCTCACCGCCGACGTGACGTTCCCAGCCCCGAAGACGGCGGTCCGGGCCGAACTCCGGTCGGGTCGGGCACTCCTCGAAACGGTCAACGGGACGACCCTGCTGGCGAGTTCGCGGCGCGGTCCCGGCGAGGTGTTCTACTACGGCTACCCCGCCGAGTCCTCGTTCTCGCGCAACTACCGCTATCCCGTCTTCTGGAAGCGCGTGGTCTACGACCTGACGGGCCGCCGGTCGCTGTCCGCGATGAACCCCGAGACCGGAACCTCCCTGTCGCTCGGGACCGACGCGACCGCCAAGACCCCGACCGGAACGCGAACGACCAACGCCCTCACCTTCCGCGACGCCGGATTCTACGAGGTCGGCGGCGACCGCTACGGCGCGTCGCTGTCCAGCGCGGCCGAGTCGAACGTCTCCGCGCCCGCGGTCGGCGGCGACGGACCGGGCGCGAGCGGTGGCGACACCGAGACCACGACCGTCCCCCGGTCGCTCACGCCGGTCGCGGCGGGCGTCGCGCTCGTCGTCGTCCTGCTCGAACTGGCGGTCCTGCGCTACCGAGGTGACCTCTGA
- a CDS encoding VWA domain-containing protein has translation MSPLALPTAVRLVTLPGIDASLSFTRPLALAGLPVAALLVLVLVRGSGDRERTEEKSGDADRTASRRARLALLATRLLVATCLVVAAAGPTTVTTATTAGDPSVTMLVDESASMGVHEPVADDLEAEIEERGVGVERVAVAADNRSRVGSGVAATLRPNASLLVVSDGRVTGGTSLAEATDLARSVNATINRVRLTTNRSDARVVVTGPRKASVGVENRFGVRVAGVDGVPAGRPISVTIDGEEVVSREVPKGGAFTVERNFSATGPHRITAELGGNDAYAVDDTYRKTVQVVEQPRVLYVSRGDYAFEEYLRELYDVTRAKSVPDDLSDYYAVVVHDVAGPDLGNVTALQSHVIDGGGLVTVGGPNAFEKGDYGDSRLSSLLPVEVGGETGQKSRVVLAVDVSGSAAAGMRVQKTLALNVLSQLGDRNEVGVVAFDGSAYRVADLASLESDRAALKETIRSLQSGGATNVGKGLLGASNLLGEQGGTVILLSDGRDRAAPAFSAADRLADRNVRVVSVGVGNVHEKLLRGVAGRTDGTFLLANETSRLRVRFGGANRRYSGDHAVVVDDGHFVTRGISPTASLPGVNDVSVKRGADLLVATGDGAPALSSWRFGLGRVAALTAYGADGGLGDLRSKPDSLLLSRTVNWAIGDPQRKATGVVAAPDTRVGEETTVVYAGQTPPDSPESADLSFSEVAPGRYEATAVPASLGYRDVSGSAYAVNYPAEYAALGVSPDLKRAVERTGGRAFASNRPAKIAAAVKRQATREREVRQSWDWAVLLAGLLVLVGEICARRLRRRRGNGVIP, from the coding sequence ATGAGTCCGCTCGCACTGCCGACGGCGGTCCGACTGGTGACGCTCCCCGGCATCGACGCCTCGCTCTCCTTTACCCGACCGCTCGCGCTCGCCGGTCTGCCGGTCGCCGCCCTCCTCGTCCTCGTGCTGGTCAGAGGCTCGGGCGACCGCGAACGGACCGAGGAGAAGAGCGGCGACGCGGACCGTACGGCGAGTCGTCGCGCCAGACTCGCGCTCCTCGCGACCCGACTCCTCGTCGCGACCTGTCTCGTCGTCGCCGCGGCGGGACCGACGACGGTCACGACTGCGACCACCGCGGGCGACCCGAGCGTCACGATGCTGGTGGACGAGTCGGCGAGCATGGGAGTCCACGAACCGGTCGCCGACGACCTCGAAGCCGAAATCGAGGAGCGGGGCGTCGGCGTCGAACGCGTCGCGGTCGCCGCCGACAACCGCTCGCGGGTCGGGTCGGGGGTCGCCGCTACTCTCCGACCGAACGCGAGCCTGCTGGTCGTCTCCGACGGGCGGGTCACCGGCGGCACGTCGCTGGCCGAGGCGACCGACCTCGCGCGCTCGGTGAACGCGACGATAAACCGGGTCCGCCTGACGACGAACCGGTCGGACGCGCGCGTCGTCGTCACCGGCCCGCGGAAGGCCAGCGTCGGCGTCGAAAACCGCTTCGGCGTCCGCGTCGCTGGCGTCGATGGCGTGCCCGCGGGACGACCGATTTCGGTCACTATCGACGGCGAGGAGGTCGTCTCCCGCGAGGTCCCGAAGGGAGGTGCCTTCACTGTCGAACGCAACTTCTCGGCGACCGGACCCCACCGCATCACGGCCGAACTCGGCGGGAACGACGCCTACGCCGTGGACGACACGTACCGCAAGACCGTGCAGGTCGTCGAACAACCGCGCGTTCTCTACGTGAGTCGCGGCGACTACGCCTTCGAGGAGTACCTCCGGGAACTGTACGACGTGACCCGCGCGAAGTCGGTTCCGGACGATTTGAGCGACTACTACGCCGTGGTAGTCCACGACGTGGCCGGGCCGGACCTCGGGAACGTCACCGCCCTCCAGAGCCACGTCATCGACGGCGGCGGTCTCGTCACGGTCGGCGGTCCCAACGCCTTCGAGAAGGGCGACTACGGCGACTCGCGGCTCTCGTCGCTCCTCCCGGTCGAAGTCGGCGGCGAGACCGGGCAGAAGTCCCGCGTCGTGCTGGCGGTGGACGTGTCCGGAAGCGCCGCCGCCGGGATGCGCGTCCAGAAGACCTTGGCGCTGAACGTCCTCTCGCAACTGGGCGACCGCAACGAGGTCGGCGTCGTCGCCTTCGACGGGAGCGCCTACCGCGTCGCGGACCTCGCCTCGCTCGAATCTGACCGCGCGGCACTGAAAGAGACGATTCGGAGCCTCCAGAGCGGCGGCGCGACCAACGTCGGGAAGGGACTGCTCGGCGCGTCGAATCTGCTGGGCGAGCAGGGCGGCACCGTCATCCTCCTGAGCGACGGCCGGGACCGCGCCGCGCCCGCGTTCTCGGCGGCCGACCGCCTCGCCGACCGGAACGTCCGGGTCGTCAGCGTCGGCGTCGGCAACGTCCACGAGAAACTCCTCCGGGGCGTCGCCGGGCGGACCGACGGCACGTTCCTGCTGGCGAACGAGACGAGCAGGCTCCGAGTCAGGTTCGGCGGCGCGAACCGGCGCTACAGCGGCGACCACGCTGTCGTGGTGGACGACGGCCACTTCGTCACCCGCGGCATCTCGCCGACCGCGAGTCTCCCCGGCGTCAACGACGTGAGCGTCAAGCGCGGTGCCGACCTGCTGGTGGCGACCGGCGACGGCGCGCCCGCGCTCTCGTCGTGGCGGTTCGGTCTCGGCCGAGTCGCCGCGCTCACGGCCTACGGCGCGGACGGCGGCTTGGGCGACCTCCGGTCGAAACCCGACTCGCTTCTCCTCTCGCGGACCGTCAACTGGGCCATCGGCGACCCACAGCGAAAAGCGACCGGCGTCGTCGCCGCGCCCGACACGCGCGTCGGCGAGGAGACCACGGTCGTCTACGCCGGACAGACCCCGCCGGACTCCCCCGAATCGGCAGACCTCTCGTTCTCGGAGGTCGCGCCCGGCCGCTACGAGGCCACGGCAGTCCCGGCATCGCTCGGCTACCGGGACGTGTCGGGGAGCGCCTACGCGGTCAACTACCCGGCGGAGTACGCCGCGCTCGGGGTCTCGCCCGACCTGAAGCGAGCGGTCGAGCGCACCGGCGGCCGGGCGTTCGCGTCGAATCGGCCCGCGAAAATCGCGGCCGCGGTGAAGCGACAGGCGACCCGCGAGCGCGAGGTCCGCCAGTCGTGGGACTGGGCGGTCCTGCTGGCGGGCCTGCTGGTCTTGGTCGGGGAAATCTGTGCCCGGCGACTCCGGCGACGACGCGGCAACGGAGTGATACCATGA
- a CDS encoding DUF7502 family protein, producing MTDDSDASESPTDSGSSSLTDFGTDPDADDSSPDSQPNVTDWSADSASADESATTTDESTTTPDDSATVADESATAADERDEIRAALAEVRRECRKVALVYASLDAVCVLLAVRLATTLVGVPALGTDVAVATFDSLGLPAPSVGTVVALVVGVVAFAVEVRVRTRRPAAEQFEAANPDIAEALRTARDAARDDRSNPMVRSLYADVLDRLRETSSANLLNATRLAATFLFAVAVSLATVQTAVVGLDLGLAGPTEPGGAGASGGGASGPVTTQSAALQNGEEVLGDPTDVSAGSENLSAAVDASPGGEGDREWDYGSDSGEGSDDDAVDPQRAGFSSPERVEDAALVQRYARELDGNATGA from the coding sequence ATGACCGACGACTCCGACGCGAGCGAGTCCCCGACCGACTCGGGGTCCTCGTCGCTGACCGACTTCGGGACCGACCCCGACGCCGACGACTCGTCTCCGGACTCCCAACCGAACGTGACTGACTGGTCGGCGGACTCCGCCTCCGCGGACGAATCGGCGACGACCACGGACGAGTCCACGACGACCCCGGACGACTCAGCGACGGTCGCAGACGAGTCGGCGACGGCCGCGGACGAACGCGACGAGATTCGGGCCGCGCTCGCGGAGGTCCGCCGGGAGTGCCGCAAGGTCGCGCTCGTCTACGCCAGCCTCGACGCCGTGTGCGTCCTGCTGGCGGTCCGGTTGGCGACGACGCTCGTCGGCGTCCCGGCGCTCGGAACCGACGTGGCTGTCGCCACGTTCGACTCGCTCGGCCTGCCAGCGCCGAGCGTCGGCACCGTCGTCGCGCTCGTCGTCGGCGTCGTTGCGTTCGCCGTCGAGGTCCGCGTCCGGACGCGACGCCCCGCCGCCGAGCAGTTCGAGGCCGCCAACCCCGACATCGCCGAGGCGCTCCGGACCGCCCGCGACGCCGCGCGCGACGACCGGTCGAACCCGATGGTCCGGTCGCTGTACGCCGACGTGCTGGACCGTCTCCGGGAGACTTCGAGCGCGAACCTGCTGAACGCGACCCGCCTCGCGGCGACGTTCCTCTTCGCCGTCGCGGTGAGTCTGGCGACGGTCCAGACCGCCGTCGTCGGACTCGACCTCGGACTCGCGGGGCCGACCGAACCGGGCGGCGCTGGCGCGTCGGGCGGCGGCGCGAGCGGTCCCGTGACCACCCAGTCGGCGGCGCTCCAGAACGGCGAGGAGGTCCTCGGCGACCCGACCGACGTGTCCGCTGGCTCGGAGAACCTCTCGGCCGCGGTGGACGCCAGCCCCGGCGGCGAGGGCGACCGCGAGTGGGACTACGGCTCGGACTCGGGCGAGGGGAGCGACGACGACGCCGTGGACCCACAGCGCGCCGGGTTCTCCTCGCCCGAGCGCGTCGAGGACGCCGCGCTCGTCCAGCGATACGCCCGCGAACTCGACGGCAACGCGACCGGCGCATGA
- a CDS encoding AAA family ATPase, with protein MSDRNNAIDDVTNRIQAIRSEVRRRIVGQEQVVDRVLACLLCDGNALLESTPGLGKTLLVRTLAEVTGLSFSRIQNTPDLMPSDVIGTEMVRETETGRTFTFEKGPVFANLVLSDEINRATPKTQSALLEAMEEGQVTAGNETYDLPEPFFVLATQNPIDQEGTYPLPEAQSDRFLMKIIVDFPSAEAEREIVDRYTGDVDSSVSVESQVSTAELRKMQQLTHQVPIADDLRDLAVGLVRDTRTAEDLEYGASPRASMSLVRAAKARALVEGRTHVGREDITAMTVPVLRHRVVVDFRAEREGLTPDDAIRALVEDR; from the coding sequence ATGAGCGACCGAAACAACGCGATAGACGACGTGACGAACCGCATTCAGGCTATCCGCTCGGAGGTCCGACGCCGCATCGTCGGCCAAGAGCAGGTCGTAGACAGGGTGTTGGCCTGCTTGCTCTGTGACGGCAACGCGCTGTTGGAGAGTACGCCCGGCCTCGGCAAGACGCTCCTCGTGCGGACGCTGGCGGAGGTGACTGGCCTCTCGTTTTCGCGCATCCAGAACACGCCCGACCTGATGCCCTCCGACGTTATCGGGACCGAGATGGTCCGGGAGACCGAGACGGGCCGCACCTTCACCTTCGAGAAGGGACCGGTGTTCGCCAACCTCGTCCTCTCCGACGAGATAAACCGGGCGACGCCGAAAACCCAATCCGCCCTGCTGGAAGCGATGGAGGAGGGCCAAGTGACGGCGGGCAACGAGACCTACGACCTGCCCGAACCGTTCTTCGTGCTGGCGACGCAGAACCCAATCGACCAAGAGGGGACCTACCCCCTGCCGGAGGCCCAGTCCGACCGCTTCCTGATGAAGATTATCGTGGACTTCCCCTCCGCGGAGGCCGAGCGGGAAATCGTGGACCGCTACACGGGGGACGTGGACTCCTCCGTCTCGGTCGAGTCGCAGGTCTCGACCGCCGAACTCCGGAAGATGCAACAGCTCACCCATCAGGTCCCCATCGCCGACGACCTGCGGGACCTCGCGGTCGGCCTCGTGCGCGACACCCGAACCGCCGAGGACCTCGAATACGGCGCGAGTCCCCGCGCCAGCATGTCGCTGGTCCGCGCCGCGAAGGCCCGCGCGCTCGTGGAGGGGCGCACCCACGTCGGCCGCGAAGACATCACGGCGATGACGGTACCGGTCCTGCGCCACCGCGTCGTCGTGGACTTCCGGGCCGAGCGCGAGGGGCTGACGCCCGACGACGCGATTCGCGCGCTGGTCGAGGACCGATGA
- a CDS encoding DUF58 domain-containing protein yields the protein MITTDFLDELDRFDAANDRDARSQHQGDRTTEAVGEGLTFADYRRYAPGDEPRFIDWNLYARTDELYVKQFEAERNFTVHVLVDSSASMDFGDPHKFETAAKLGLGFAYLTAREHNEFRFTVFDRTARRLDRGRSNRGEVLSLVEECNAVEPDGEAAFEAALTDYAATIDSKALVVVCSDFLAETDAIDAGLEALAGNQVLLGHVAAPDEQNLPTGGDTVFEALESDQSLRAYVSNRLENSYRDRFDAHREEVENVAHDLGARYEFVDTGRPFFEAFGDLWFE from the coding sequence ATGATAACGACCGACTTCCTCGACGAACTCGACCGCTTCGACGCCGCCAACGACCGGGACGCCCGCTCGCAACACCAAGGCGACCGCACCACTGAAGCGGTCGGCGAGGGTCTGACGTTCGCGGACTACCGACGCTACGCGCCCGGCGACGAACCGCGATTCATCGACTGGAACCTCTACGCCCGCACCGACGAACTCTACGTCAAGCAGTTCGAGGCCGAGCGCAACTTCACGGTCCACGTGCTGGTGGATTCGAGCGCGTCGATGGACTTCGGCGACCCTCACAAGTTCGAAACCGCCGCGAAACTGGGTCTCGGGTTCGCCTACCTCACCGCCCGCGAACACAACGAGTTCCGGTTCACAGTGTTTGACCGCACGGCTCGGCGACTCGACCGCGGCCGGTCGAACCGCGGGGAAGTGCTGAGTCTGGTCGAGGAGTGCAACGCGGTCGAACCCGACGGCGAGGCCGCCTTCGAGGCCGCGCTCACCGACTACGCCGCGACCATCGACTCGAAGGCGCTCGTCGTCGTCTGTAGCGACTTTCTAGCCGAGACCGACGCCATCGACGCTGGCTTGGAGGCACTGGCGGGAAATCAGGTTCTCCTCGGGCACGTCGCCGCGCCCGACGAACAAAATCTTCCGACCGGCGGCGATACGGTCTTCGAGGCGCTGGAGTCCGACCAGTCGCTCCGGGCCTACGTCAGCAATCGACTGGAGAACTCGTATCGGGACCGCTTCGACGCCCACCGCGAGGAGGTCGAGAACGTGGCCCACGACCTCGGGGCGCGCTACGAGTTCGTGGACACCGGCAGGCCGTTCTTCGAGGCGTTCGGGGACCTGTGGTTCGAGTGA